Proteins from a single region of Apium graveolens cultivar Ventura chromosome 7, ASM990537v1, whole genome shotgun sequence:
- the LOC141673129 gene encoding disease resistance protein RPP13-like, whose protein sequence is MVDAIISFAIENLGDFIAQEVNILVAVKHNVRWLRDELRYLQPSVRYAESRQEEELICNWVNDVRDVANDALTILSDFKALQQKQGILDRVWACACIFKKKVMLYDIGKEIESLKERICMIKNRRTEYRIDNILATPNVQQKQRTLLRTTAIHNQVDVVGFEDDFKTLKAELDSEDPSLKVISIHGMGGLGKTSLATKLYNCSELRHFDTRLKVCVSNEYNIKDVLKRIVKSFMGPEHEQYMSTMDEHDLLEYLPKLLQDRGRYMALIDDIWEGQVGDQIKIAFPKQKNGNRIIITTRNRRVAQMVDDKCFVHQLRFLTKDES, encoded by the coding sequence ATGGTTGATGCAATCATATCTTTTGCAATTGAAAACCTTGGTGATTTTATCGCACAAGAGGTTAACATTCTAGTAGCAGTGAAACATAATGTAAGATGGCTCAGAGATGAATTGCGCTACCTCCAACCTTCCGTGAGATATGCAGAATCAAGACAGGAAGAGGAACTAATCTGCAATTGGGTGAACGACGTCAGAGATGTTGCCAATGATGCGTTAACTATCCTGAGCGATTTCAAGGCTCTGCAACAAAAACAAGGTATCTTGGACCGTGTTTGGGCTTGTGCTtgcatttttaaaaaaaaagttaTGCTTTATGATATTGGCAAGGAGATAGAGTCGCTCAAAGAAAGGATTTGTATGATCAAGAATAGGCGAACTGAGTACCGTATTGACAACATCTTAGCCACTCCAAACGTGCAGCAGAAACAGAGAACATTATTAAGAACAACCGCCATTCATAACCAGGTGGATGTGGTTGGCTTCGAGGATGATTTTAAGACTTTGAAGGCTGAACTTGATAGTGAGGATCCCTCCCTTAAAGTCATTTCAATTCACGGAATGGGGGGATTGGGCAAGACTTCACTTGCCACCAAGTTGTACAACTGTAGCGAGTTGAGACATTTTGACACTCGTCTTAAGGTTTGTGTGTCCAACGAATATAACATTAAAGATGTTCTGAAGAGGATAGTAAAGTCTTTTATGGGACCTGAGCACGAACAATATATGTCAACCATGGATGAGCATGATCTGCTTGAGTACTTGCCAAAGTTACTTCAAGACCGAGGCCGCTATATGGCGTTGATTGATGATATATGGGAGGGACAGGTTGGGGACCAGATTAAAATTGCATTTCCCAAACAGAAGAACGGTAATAGAATCATCATAACCACGCGCAACAGAAGAGTTGCACAGATGGTCGATGACAAATGTTTTGTCCATCAACTCCGTTTTCTTACGAAAGATGAGAGCTGA
- the LOC141673130 gene encoding putative disease resistance RPP13-like protein 3: MEKLGREMVGKCRGLPLAIVILSGLLLHNRSYGYWSKVKEHIWRQLKEGGSSQIEEILTLSYNDLFTPMRDCFLYLARYPEDHVIELDELKRLWIEEEFISEAEEGEGVVMEELAEDYLNELISRNLIQVESLQLNGQVLTCRVHDLVHDLAINKAKEHKLLAVFDLSKHHQDLIYYYPLLEGQPRHVIYNGLYEYLKCLKAGFDSSNLRSLALVKYFSGNVELEEMELVCNKLKYLRVLDMRSVNLRMDQC; encoded by the coding sequence ATGGAGAAATTAGGAAGGGAGATGGTTGGTAAATGTCGAGGTTTACCACTTGCAATTGTGATACTGAGCGGCCTGTTATTGCACAACAGGAGCTATGGTTATTGGTCGAAGGTAAAGGAGCATATATGGAGACAATTGAAGGAAGGTGGCTCTTCCCAGATTGAAGAAATATTGACCTTGAGTTATAATGACTTGTTTACCCCGATGAGAGACTGTTTTCTCTACCTTGCAAGGTACCCTGAAGACCATGTGATTGAGTTAGACGAGCTGAAGCGTCTGTGGATTGAGGAGGAATTTATATCGGAAGCTGAGGAAGGTGAAGGAGTTGTCATGGAGGAGTTGGCTGAAGATTATTTGAATGAGCTAATTAGTCGCAATTTGATTCAGGTTGAAAGTTTGCAACTAAATGGACAAGTTCTGACTTGCCGGGTCCATGATCTTGTACATGATCTTGCCATAAATAAAGCAAAGGAGCACAAGCTGTTGGCTGTTTTCGACTTAAGTAAACACCATCAAGATCTCATCTATTATTATCCTTTGTTGGAAGGACAGCCGCGTCATGTCATTTACAATGGATTATATGAATACCTGAAATGTCTTAAGGCCGGATTTGATTCTTCAAATTTGCGTTCATTGGCACTGGTAAAGTATTTTAGTGGTAATGTTGAATTAGAAGAAATGGAGTTAGTGTGCAACAAACTCAAATATCTCAGAGTGCTAGATATGAGAAGTGTGAATTTAAGAATGGATCAATGTTGA